A genome region from candidate division KSB1 bacterium includes the following:
- a CDS encoding HD domain-containing protein: protein MHSQAFDKAIRFAAVAHQGQLRKGTDVPYIVHPFAVASILRQQRCPEPVVIAGLLHDTIEDTTVTLALIREQFGNGIADMVDACTEPEKTLPWEQRKKAMIERAGSAEPQVKWIMLLRINIIIYQP from the coding sequence ATGCACAGCCAAGCGTTTGACAAAGCGATTCGGTTTGCGGCGGTGGCGCATCAGGGTCAGTTGCGAAAAGGCACGGATGTACCGTATATCGTGCATCCGTTTGCGGTTGCCTCTATTCTGAGACAGCAGCGCTGTCCGGAACCGGTGGTGATCGCCGGTCTGCTTCATGATACCATTGAAGATACGACTGTGACGCTTGCATTGATCCGCGAGCAATTCGGAAACGGGATTGCCGACATGGTTGATGCGTGTACCGAGCCGGAAAAGACATTGCCGTGGGAGCAGCGAAAAAAAGCAATGATCGAACGCGCCGGTTCGGCAGAGCCGCAGGTGAAATGGATCATGCTGCTGCGGATAAATATCATAATTTATCAACCATGA
- a CDS encoding glycoside hydrolase family 5 protein: MKGTIYGVLGMLIVCSLRCGTSVEPFEIHRGTNISHWLSQSDRRGEARRAWFTESDVQLLDSLGFDHIRIPVDEEQLWTPDGEKEAEAFELLHAALDWCAEYGLSVIVDLHILRSHHFNEIERPLWQDSTAQDRFVQCWRDLSDELKDYPVSMLAYELFNEPVAEDADEWNRLYQRALGAVREQEPNRMVVVGSNRWQSVDTFSELEVPQDDPNIILSFHFIRPCP, encoded by the coding sequence ATGAAAGGGACGATTTATGGAGTACTGGGGATGCTGATTGTATGTTCACTGCGGTGCGGAACATCGGTAGAACCATTCGAGATTCATCGCGGCACCAATATTTCTCACTGGCTGTCGCAGAGCGATCGCCGCGGCGAGGCGAGACGCGCCTGGTTCACCGAGTCGGATGTGCAGCTGCTGGATTCGCTGGGATTTGATCATATCCGCATTCCGGTGGATGAGGAGCAGTTGTGGACGCCGGACGGGGAAAAGGAAGCAGAGGCGTTTGAGCTGCTGCATGCGGCGCTCGACTGGTGCGCTGAATATGGTTTGAGCGTCATCGTGGATCTGCATATTCTGCGCTCGCATCATTTCAACGAAATCGAACGGCCGCTGTGGCAGGACTCGACCGCCCAGGACCGCTTTGTGCAGTGCTGGCGCGATTTGTCGGATGAGCTCAAGGACTATCCCGTGTCCATGCTGGCGTATGAACTGTTCAATGAACCGGTGGCCGAGGATGCGGACGAGTGGAACCGCCTGTATCAGCGCGCCCTGGGTGCGGTGCGCGAGCAGGAACCGAACCGCATGGTGGTGGTTGGCTCCAACCGCTGGCAGTCCGTGGACACGTTCAGTGAATTAGAGGTGCCGCAGGATGATCCCAACATCATCTTGAGTTTTCACTTTATACGCCCATGCCCCTGA
- a CDS encoding OmpA family protein → MFKNLILILMIMIFIFTGIRTGYSQEDAQNSKDHPMISRYEGSYIIGYETIDYDRLVFPAGLDGEEMSERVEAEGQVTRILYVAPQGLSSLQVHRNYQMALKDAGFAMVFECMEECDPIENMVYGDDQRLKNYDPSWLPDEALLPWNTKDERYVLARLPDADATVYVSVYTALHHSEGKEQLVGHPVTLIQVLEEKPMSTGKVEVDIDAEAMAKDLDKKGSVRIYGIHFDTDKAIVKETSESVLAEIAKLLEQNPDLDLRVVGHTDAAGSLQHNMDLSKQRAEAVVEFLSSEHGISTNRLKPYGVGPLAPVAGNQDEDSRARNRRVELVKIVEQ, encoded by the coding sequence ATGTTTAAAAATTTGATTTTAATTTTGATGATAATGATTTTTATTTTCACGGGAATTCGAACAGGGTATTCCCAGGAAGATGCACAAAATAGCAAAGACCACCCCATGATCTCCCGGTACGAGGGGTCTTATATCATTGGCTACGAAACCATTGACTATGATCGATTGGTCTTTCCAGCAGGCCTGGACGGTGAAGAGATGTCCGAACGCGTGGAGGCCGAAGGTCAGGTCACCCGTATCCTTTATGTGGCTCCTCAAGGCCTCTCCAGTCTTCAGGTTCATCGTAACTACCAGATGGCCCTCAAAGACGCCGGTTTTGCCATGGTTTTTGAATGCATGGAGGAATGCGATCCCATAGAAAATATGGTTTATGGAGATGATCAACGTCTCAAGAATTACGATCCATCCTGGCTCCCCGACGAAGCTCTTTTGCCCTGGAACACCAAAGACGAGCGCTATGTATTGGCCAGGCTCCCGGACGCGGACGCAACAGTGTATGTTTCCGTTTACACCGCCCTGCATCATTCAGAGGGAAAAGAACAACTGGTCGGCCACCCCGTCACTCTCATTCAGGTTCTCGAGGAAAAGCCTATGAGCACGGGTAAAGTAGAGGTTGACATAGATGCTGAGGCAATGGCAAAGGATCTTGATAAAAAAGGAAGCGTTCGTATTTACGGCATTCACTTTGATACAGACAAGGCCATTGTTAAGGAGACATCCGAATCTGTGCTTGCTGAAATAGCCAAGCTTTTGGAGCAAAATCCGGATCTTGACTTGCGTGTTGTGGGGCACACAGATGCTGCCGGGAGTCTGCAGCACAACATGGATTTATCAAAGCAGCGTGCAGAGGCCGTCGTGGAATTTCTCTCGTCCGAACATGGGATATCTACAAACAGACTCAAACCCTATGGAGTCGGCCCGTTGGCTCCCGTTGCCGGCAATCAAGATGAGGATAGCCGCGCACGCAATAGACGGGTTGAATTGGTTAAAATAGTAGAGCAATGA